The sequence ACGACTACCTCGTCATTGCCACCGGCCATGCCGTCGAGCACTGCGCCACTAAGACCAGGAAACAGAGACTCGAGCAATTCCACCAAGGCAGCAATTTCATCGCCACTAGCCGTTCGCCGCCTACTAATCTATCTCTCGATTTTAATGTTCTCATGGTCTCTATTGCAGATAACGAACGAATAAGATCATCAAGCTCGGTGCTCATCATCGGCGGCGGCCGAACAGGAGTGGAGCTGGCGGCGGAGATCGCGGTGGACTTCCCGGGTAAGAAGGTGACCCTGGTCCACGAGAGCTCGAGATTGTTGCAAGTCCTGGGACCAAACGCTTCACAGAAGGTCCTCAAATGGCTCAAGTCGAAGGGAGTGGATGTGGTCTTGGATCAATCAATCGATGTGGAATCGATCGCAGAAGGAGACACGAGTTTCACCACTTCATCCGGAGCAAGAATCACAGCCGCTTGCCACTTCAGGTGCGTGGGGAGGCCTATGGGTTCTTCGTGGCTCAACAAGACCGTGCTCAACGATAAGCTCGATAGATTTGGGAGGCTGGCGGTCGATGCAAATCTGAGAGTTCGGGGCACAAAAAACATCTTCGCAATCGGAGACATCACCGATGCTGCAGTAAGCATTGCGCTCCCTAAACTCTTCGCTGATCTTTTTTCATCCTCAATTGAATTTGTTCGCTTAATTTGAATCAGGGGAGGAGTGGTTCCTTGGCTCATCAGCACGCAGCAGTAGCGGCCAAGAACTTGAAGTTATTGCTGAaaggagggagagaagagaagctGGCCATGTACAAGCCGAGTTATTCATCACCGGCAGTCGTTTCCCTGGGGAGAAGACAGGCAGTGGTTCAACTCTCATTCGCTACGATCAAAGGCCATATTCCAGGCTGGCTGCAATCTAAGGATTCGTATGTTGCTTGGAACAGGAGGCAGATGGGGCTCGAGTCTGAAACCAACTGAACTAGGAACAGGACTGTCATGAACACAGGTGCCCTCACTACAACAGGATCCAatgaattttatcttatttgcaGTCGTGTGTGTCttccatttaattttattattgctatataCTCGCCCTTTAATTTTATCTTGTAAACATATTTAAACAAGATATATGGAATGGAAGGATCCTCTCATCACGAATGCTCCCCTTATTCTCAAAACTCCCCTGTATATTAGTCTCCCTTGATCAATAACCTCTCCCCGAAATTATCCCACTTGCCGATCTCAAAGGACTTGGTGATAGAGGAATGTTCTTAATCACATTATGTGGCTAGTAGGTTAGTGTTGGATCAATCAGTGAAGCTAGAACGGGACTGGCGAATAACTGATCGTTGAATTGGAAAGCCTGAGCCTACAACCAATGTtaattacaaaataaaaataagaaacttaAGCATCAAAACTCCCCAATGTCTCTCCACAACCTATGACTCATAATTCATTCCGAAAAACTCTTCTATCTTTTCTACTTCTTGGAACCTGTTTTAGGTGAAAAAACCTCTTACAATTTTTCTTTACAACAAGAACAATAAGACAACAAGATGAGAGTAAACAAATAAGATATAACAAAGTAAAGGAATATAAGTATGAAACTTTTCTCAGAACTACGTCCCTTGTTTTAATTCGCATGCATACATTCACCTTCAAAAGTCTTCTTTTGCTTTCTTACTTATCATGTCTTCATGTTCTGCCGTCTACCTATTGTTCTAAGCCAGCTCAATTGACTAGTTATTACCCAATTGACCATTTTTGCAATCAGTACTTCAGTCTTCTATCTACCAAACGAGTCGATCAATCAACGGCACTTGCTTCTAGTCGGCAACTACTAATCGACTGATATGCAATATAGTTCATCGACAATCTAATGACACTTGCCATCTTTTGTCATATCAATAGTTTTCTTCTAGCTTTCCTATGGGATCATCAATCAATTGCTAGTCGACTCAattgtaaacaaaaataaaatgattCACTAACAAACTAACATGAGTAAACTGCCTAGTGGACTTACTAACTATTCAATTGAATCCAAATGGATTATCATATGATCAACTCTAAGGCTGAGTCATTGCTTAAGTCGAGGTCTAACCAAATTCAAAATAAAGGTTACTAATAGACTCTCATCTCACTTAATTTATCTTTCAAGAGGACAGCttccactacaacaaatatgaaTTTTTGCAGGGCGTAAATATGCTATCTGCACCGCGTATTGTATACTACACAACTGCAAGTTATTAAAAATCATAAAAGGTCAACAGTGTGCAATGTACTCTGCAGTTAAGAGCATTTACAATGCATGTGAGCATTGCGATTACAAGCATTCATCGTGCGTGCCGCACACTACTGTTAATAGCAATCAACATCATTTGTGGCGCGCTGCACGCTACAGTTAAGAGCATTCATAGCGTGCAATGCACGTTGCAATTAAAAGCTACCAATAGCATCATAGTGTGCGCCACACACTATGATTAAGAACATTCATAGTGCGTGATGTGAGTTGCTATTACCATCATATAAATACCATATACAGATACCATACACAAATTATAATACCACATACAATTATAATACCACACATAAATTATAATATCATATACATATACCACATACAAACAATTATAAAATCAAAACTCAGACAATTATAATATCAAATTCAACCACAAACATCACACTTAAGTAAAACAATACACACTAGTAATAAAAAATTCACTTAGTAACATAATTTCCTTTCTACAAAAGAGTATAtaactttaaaataaataaaatttatatcagTCATACAAAACTATAAACTTATATAACCAaacaatgatatgatatgacccGTAATatttgaccactttcgttggacaatacGAATATTAGTTCTCTCGAAGAAGTAAGATCATACAAGTATGATATAATGATAGTAATAGTCTTACTATGAAATATactaaaaatatagataaagatataaataattaaaattttgacataattaaattattttaaggaaaataaatatattttagtggATAATTTATCAGAAAAtaagtttatatgaatttatgaaatttattggattttgtttgtatttttaaaGAACCATTATAGGTTTTAAGGGGTATAAATGGATAAGAGAAAAGTCTATTTAGAAATACTCAATTAAAGTAGGAGTTGATTGAAATATAAATTAGGTTTTAATCGTTTTAACCTAGGTTTTGTCACTCTGTGCTCTCTTCTTCGCATCATGCACATGGCGCGTTTTCGCCGTGAGGACGATTACGCCGCCAGGTGTCTCTCTGCCTCGTCGACGTCGGTTATAGGCTATCATCACCCAGTCGAAGCCAACCAACTGCCGGCACGACCCTACCCACGCACACACAGTATTTTCGCATCCAAAAAGATCACCGCCGCCCAACAGTTGTTGCTGCTCCTTCGTCGACATGTGCAAGGCCACATCGACGCTACACCAATTCCTTGTTAACCGCATGTCACTCCTCTCCGTCGTTTCCTTCAGATGAACTCAAGTTTGTGGCATTATCGCATTGTCATGATGCCATGTCACCACATCACCTCGTCGCCGCGTTGCCGCTGTACGCAAGTCGTCCGTCACGATGTTGTGCCCCTTCCTAGCTACCTCAGGCCGTTGCCTACTCTATAGATGACAAAGCAACCTtccatgtgttagagtgtatactaaaagtctagatttttgtataaacatataagaatcacattggtcaaatgtctatatttatatgctaagtatagttgttcaattaatttttattgtaataacatggtgtgtggtgtcacacacagaagatcatgttatcagttccttataaattataaacagtagctcacgactaagatggataggaacaaatcattggaaaagtcatagtgtaatttgatattagtttatcttgactataaaattaaactagtatactctgagtgtattgagaaggatcatttaagataagttctttttatactgactgcataaaagaacaagacctttgttattaaggaagtgtgtgctcttaatcatgatataataacaaacacatatactcaatattcatttctttaatttatcaaagggttcgatttagttcgataaatcaataggctcgataagttgggaaatgatattatttatattgtgtgttgttgatta comes from Zingiber officinale cultivar Zhangliang unplaced genomic scaffold, Zo_v1.1 ctg251, whole genome shotgun sequence and encodes:
- the LOC122037300 gene encoding ferroptosis suppressor protein 1-like — translated: MQKNSPSMWIATREMEAGGSNRRVVVVGGGLAGALLAKRLQFDANVVLIDSKEYYEIRRASSRCMVEPSFADRTLIPHTDYLANCRVTSSPAIDVTDTEVLTAEGRSFVYDYLVIATGHAVEHCATKTRKQRLEQFHQDNERIRSSSSVLIIGGGRTGVELAAEIAVDFPGKKVTLVHESSRLLQVLGPNASQKVLKWLKSKGVDVVLDQSIDVESIAEGDTSFTTSSGARITAACHFRCVGRPMGSSWLNKTVLNDKLDRFGRLAVDANLRVRGTKNIFAIGDITDAAGRSGSLAHQHAAVAAKNLKLLLKGGREEKLAMYKPSYSSPAVVSLGRRQAVVQLSFATIKGHIPGWLQSKDSYVAWNRRQMGLESETN